A stretch of the Erpetoichthys calabaricus chromosome 3, fErpCal1.3, whole genome shotgun sequence genome encodes the following:
- the LOC114647570 gene encoding trace amine-associated receptor 1-like: MNLKENRIPKYTLVCYDSLNNSCPKQLYSVNNSLIIYIMMCIIIVVTVCGNLLVVITISHFKQLHTPTNYLILSLALVDLLLGGCLMPPLMARIAESCWYFGDFFCKFHLSTAIMLCTASIIHLCLISVDRYFAVCHPFRYKNIVTAFVTFIFIVFSWILSAVLGFIIMFLELNIKGIEDQYVNTKCVGSCYLMQNEASGLSSSIFSFYIPGIVMICIYIKIFSVASRQAKAIRDAGHQCHEEQKKRAASNRRETKAAKTLAIVMGVFLVCWVPYFLCNIIDPLLNHVMSPLLIELLDWFGYMNSTFNPLVYGFFYSWFRKALKLIATGKIFQNNSSRTKLISD, translated from the coding sequence atgaatttgaaggaAAACAGGATTCCAAAGTATACACTAGTCTGCTATGATTCACTTAATAATTCTTGTCCAAAACAACTCTATTCAGTCAACAAttcattaataatatatataatgatgTGCATAATCATCGTTGTGACTGTATGTGGAAACCTCTTGGTTGTTATTACCATATCACACTTCAAACAGCTTCATACTCCAACAAATTATCTCATCCTCTCTTTGGCACTGGTTGATTTACTTTTAGGGGGCTGTCTAATGCCACCTCTCATGGCTCGAATTGCTGAAAGCTGCTGGTATTTTGGTGATTTTTTCTGCAAGTTTCATCTCAGTACAGCTATAATGCTTTGTACCGCATCAATCATTCATCTGTGTCTAATATCTGTTGATCGTTATTTTGCTGTGTGCCATCCTTTCAGATACAAAAATATTGTTACAGCCTTTGTAACATTCATCTTTATTGTTTTCAGCTGGATTCTGTCAGCTGTACTTGGTTTTATAATTATGTTCCTTGAGTTAAACATAAAAGGAATAGAAGACCAATATGTAAATACAAAATGTGTGGGGAGCTGTTATCTGATGCAAAATGAAGCATCAGGTCTTTCATCATCAATATTCTCTTTTTATATCCCAGGGATTGTTATGATatgcatttatataaaaatttttTCAGTTGCTAGTAGGCAGGCCAAGGCAATAAGAGACGCAGGACATCAATGTCACGAGGAACAAAAAAAGAGAGCTGCATCAAATAGAAGAGAAACAAAAGCTGCAAAAACACTGGCAATTGTgatgggagtttttcttgtctgcTGGGTCCCATATTTCTTGTGCAACATCATTGATCCCCTTTTGAATCACGTTATGTCACCTTTACTTATTGAACTCTTAGACTGGTTTGGTTACATGAACTCAACATTTAACCCTCTTGTGTATGGTTTCTTTTACAGTTGGTTCAGAAAAGCCCTTAAATTAATTGCAACTGGCAAGATTTTCCAAAACAATTCTTCTAGAACAAAACTTATAAGTGACTAA